DNA from Actinomycetota bacterium:
ACGTCGTCGCGACCCAGGCACGCGGCGCCGCCGGCCGTGGCCAGACGCAACGAGTCCTCCGGCATGAACGCGTCCGCCCTCCCGGTGCGCTGGCGGGCCGTGTACAGGGCCTGGCGGAGCTCCGGGAACAGCCCGCCGACCTCGTTCGACGCTGAGCCGTCCACACCCAGGCCGACCTTCGCGCCCGCCGCCTCGAGGTCGGTCACCCGGCACATCCCGGCGGCCAGCCGGGCGTTGCTGGAGGGGCAGTGGGCCACGCCGGTCCGGGTCCGGCCGAGCCGCCGCACCTCTACGTCGTCGAAGTGGACGCCGTGGGCCACCCACACGTCCGGTTCGATCCACCCCAGCTCGTCCAGCAGTTCCACGGGCCGGCGCCCGAACCGGGCCACGGAGTCCTCCTGTTCCTCACGTGTCTCCGCCAGGTGGGTGTGCAGGCGAAGGCCGTGCCGGCGGGCCAGCCCCGCCGATTCCCGCATCAACTCGGGCGAGACCGTGAAGGGGCTGCACGGTGCGACCGTGACGACGATCCGCTCGCCGTCGTGGAGCTCGGCGATCACGCGTTCCGTGGAGGCCATGATCGCGTCGAGGTCCTCCACGACGTCGTCGGGGGGCACCCCGCCCTTCGACTCCCCGAGGTCCATGGACCCTCGGGCGATGTGCGCGCGGATGCCGACGCTGCGAGCCGCGTCGGCGATGGCATCGAACACCGAGTCGTCGCCCCGCGGGACGATGTAGTGGTGGTCGGCCGTCGTGGTGCAGCCGGTCAGGGCCAGCTCGGCCAGGCCCACCCGGGCGGCCGCGAGGACGTCCTCCACGGTGAGCCGCGCCCACACCGGATACAGCTCGGTGAGCCAGCCGAACAGATTGCACCCCACCGCCCGGCCCCGGGTCATCCACTGGTAGAGGTGATGGTGGGTGTTCACCAGGCCGGCGGTGAGGAGGTCGCCTTCGCAGCGGATCACCCGGTCGCCGGGCTCCGGCGCGACGTCGCCCACCGACTCGATCCATCCGTCGCGCATGGCCACGTCCCCGGGCCAGCGCGCGCCCCGCAACACCGTTCGCGGGTTTCTCTCTGGGGTGGCCGCCACGCGGTGCAGTATCGGCGAAGATGCACGCCGTGGCAGCGCCAGACCTGGTGGTGCGCGGCGAGCAGGTGGTCACCCCGGAGGGAGTTCGCCCGGCGTCGATCCACGTCGTCGGCGGAACGATCCAACGCGTGGCCTCGTTCGACGAGGTCGGGTCACCGAAGGAGCTGGTGGACGCGGGCGAGCTGCTGGTCCTTCCCGGGCTGGTCGACACGCACGTCCACGTCAACGAACCCGGCCGCACGGAATGGGAGGGCTTCGAGACGGCCACCCGAGCCGCAGCCGCCGGCGGCGTGACCACCATCGTCGACATGCCGCTCAACTCCATCCCTCCCACCACCTCCGTGGCGGCGCTGGAGTCGAAGCGGGCCGCTGCGGCCGGGAAGTGCTTCGTGGACGTGGGGTTCTGGGGCGGAGCCGTGCCGGGGAACATGGGGTCGCTGCGGGCCCTTCACGACTCCGGCGTGTTCGGCTTCAAGTGCTTTCTGGTCCCCTCGGGCGTGGAGGAGTTCCCGCCCCTGGATGCGGCGTCGCTGCGGGACGCGATGGCCGAGCTGGCCTCGATGGGAGCGCTGTTGCTGGTCCACGCCGAACTGCCCGGCCCGATCGACGCCGCCGCGAGGGAGCTGTCGGGATCGGATCCTCGAGCGTTCGCAACGTACCTGCGGTCCCGGCCGCCGGAGGCCGAGGTGGAGGCGGTTCGGTTGATGGCGGAGGCGAGCCGGACCACCGGATGCCGGGCCCACGTGCTGCACGTATCGTCCGCGGAGGCCCTGGACGTCCTCCGTGACGCCCGGGCAGGCGGCGTGTCGCTCACCGCGGAGACCTGCCCGCACTACCTCACCTTCGCCGCCGAGGACGTGCCGGCCGGTGCGACGGTGTACAAGTGCGCGCCGCCCATCCGGGTTCGGTCGAACCAGGATCGCCTGTGGGAGGGACTGCGCGACCGGGCCCTGGACGCGGTGGTCTCGGATCACTCCCCGTGCCCGCCGGAGCTGAAGCGCCCGGACACCGGCGACTTCCTCCGGGCGTGGGGCGGTATCGCCTCCCTTCAGCTCGGGTTGCCGGTGGTGTGGTCTTCCGCACGCCGGCGTGGTATCTCCATCGAGGCGCAAGTGCAATGGATGGCAGTTGCAACGGCTCGCATTTGCGGCTTGATGCAAAAGGGAAGCATTGCAGCCGGCCTCGATGCGGACCTGGTCCTGTTCGACCCGGATCGGCGGTGGGTGGTCGAGCCGGATGCGCTCGAGCACCGACACCGGGTGACGCCGTACGCCGGGATGGCGCTGGACGGGGCCGTCGTCGCCACGTACCTTCGCGGCGTGGAGGTGTACCGGGAGGGACGGTTCGCGTCGGCGCCCACAGGCCGGTTTCTAGAGCGAGGGTCGGCATGAGCGACATCACCGAGCTCCCCGACCTGGCCGCTCGGCGCCTGGGCGGGATGGTCCTGGCGGCGAACGACGAGTTCTTCGCCCCCAAGGAGAACCTCATCGCGCCGGAGCCGCCCACCTTCGATCCCCATCGCTACACCGACCGGGGGAAGGAGATGGATGGCTGGGAGACGCGGCGGCGCCGCGAGCCCGGCCACGACTGGTGCGTCGTCCGGCTCGGTGTGCCGGGGATCGTCCGCGGCGTCGTGGTGGACACGAGCTTCTTCCGCGGCAACTTCCCGGACCGGTGCTCCCTCGAGGGGCTGGTGGCGGACGACGACGACAGCGCGTTCGACCATGATGCCCCGTGGCAGAGCCTGCTGGCGGAGACGCCGCTGGAGGGCGACGCCCGAAACGAGTTCGCCATCGACGGGGGCGGGCAGGTGACGCACCTGCGCCTGAACATCCATCCGGACGGCGGCGTGGCCCGGCTGCGGGTCCACGGTGAGCCGCTGCCCGACCTTCGCCGGCTGGTGAGCCGGGCCGGTGAGGCCGACCTGGCCCTCATCGCCAACGGCGGGCTGGTGATCGGAGCCAGCGACACCTTCTTCGCCTCGCCCCACAACCTCACCACGGTGGGCGATGCCCGGGACATGTCGGACGGCTGGGAGACCCGGCGGCGGCGAGGGCCGGGCCACGACTGGGCCATCGTCCGGCTGGCCGCCGAGGCGGACATCGATCGCGTCGAGGTCGACACCACGAACTACAAGGGAAACCACCCGGACACCTGCTCCGTCGAGGCGTGCGTGGCGTCGGGTGACCGCAGCGTCGAGAGCGCCGAGTGGTTCGAGGTGCTTCCGTCGGCCAGGCTCCGGCCGCACGCCAGGCATCTGTCCGACGTCTCGGGAGCGGGAGGACCCGCCACCCACGTCCGCCTGAACATCCATCCGGACGGGGGTGTGGCCCGGCTCCGCGTGCATGGCCGGGTCACGGACCGCGGCTGGCGGCAGTGGGGAACCCGGTGGCTGAACGCCGAGCCCGCCGCGCGGTGCGAGGCGGAGCTGCTTCGGTGTTGCGGCTCGAACGCATGGGCACAGAGGATCGCCGCCGGCCGGCCGTACGCGTCCTTCGACGATGTGCTGGCCGCGGCCGACCGGGAATGGAACGCCCTCGGTCCCGACGACTGGCTGAAGGCGTTCGCCGCGCACCCCCGTGTCGGCGAGCGTTCGGCCGAGGGGTGGTCGCGCGCCGAGCAGGAATCCACCGCGAACGCGCCGGTCGAGGTCCTCTCGGCGCTCGAGGAGGGGAACCGCCGGTACGAGGAGCGGTTCGGGCACGTGTTCCTGGTCAACGCGACCGGCAAGTCCGCGCAGGGCATGCTGGAGGCGCTCCACGAACGTATGGCGAACGACCCCGACACGGAGCTCCGGGTCGCCGCCGAGGAGCAGCGGGCCATCACGCGGCTTCGGCTGGAGAAGCTGGTGCGGCCGCCGGGGAGCGGCGGGTGAGCTCGATCACCACCCACGTGCTGGACCTCGCGTCGGGGCGGCCCGCGGAAGGGGTCGGCGTGGCCCTGGAGATCAAGGAAGAGGATGGATGGCGGCTGCTCGGGGCCGGCGCCACGGACGGCGACGGCCGCCTCCGGGACCTGCTGCCCGACGACCAGGGCCTGGAGACGGGAACCTACCGGCTCACCTTCGACACCGGCGGGTATTTCGACGAGACCGGCACCGCCGCCTTCTACCCGGAAGCCGTCGTGACGTTCCGGGTGGCGCACCCGGCCCAGCACTACCACGTGCCGCTGCTGCTCAGTCCCTTCGGCTACTCGACGTATCGAGGGTCCTGACGTGCCCGCGCAGCTGGGACCGAACCGCTACGGGAAGGTGGGCGTGCGGGTGGCGACGGTGGCCCGCCACGGCGACCGCCACGAGTTCTTCGACCGGACCGTGGACCTCCGGCTGGAGGGTGACTTCGAGGCCGCCCACGCCGGAGGGGACAACGCGGCCATCCTGCCCACGGACACCATGCGGGCCTCGGTCTACGCGCTGGCGCGCGAGCATCTGGACGAGCCGATCGAGGCCTTCGGCCTGCGGCTCACCGAGTACCTGCTGGACGCGTCGCCGGCGGCCACCCGGGCGGACGTCGCGCTGGTCGAGCAGCCCTGGAACCGGATCCTGGTGGACGGGACGCCGCATCCGCACGGGTTCATCCGTGCGGAGCACCGCCGAAAGGCCACGGTGGCCAGGACCCGGTCCGCGCCCGACCACCCGGAGGTGAGCGGTGGTGTGGTCGACCTCCACCTGGCCAAGACGACCGGTTCGGCCTTCTCCGGGTTCATCGTGGACCGCTACACGACCCTGCGCGAGACCGACGACCGCATCATGGCGACCTCCGTCACGGCCACGTGGCGATACGGGCCGGCCGGCATCGATTATCCGAAGGTGGCGGCGGGGGCCCGCCGGGCCATGGTGGAAGCTTTCGCACTGCACGACGAGAGCCAGTCGGTACAGCACACCATGTACGCCATGGGCGAGGCGGTCCTCGGGGCGTGCCCGGACATCGAGCAGATCCACTTTTCGTTGCCGAACCTGCACTACATCCCGGTGGACCTCTCGCCGTGCGGCCTGGACAACCCGAACGCGGTGTTCTCTGCGCCGGACCGGCCGTACGGGCTCATCGAGGGAACCGTGACCCGACCCGCGGAGTGAGCGGCTCCCCCGACCCGACACGCGGAGCGAGCCGCTCCCTCGAGCCTGATTCCCTCCACGACGTGTTCGCCGCGGTCGGCGAGGGACTCCGGGAGCACGACCGGGCGTACCCAGGCGACCCCGGCGGGCGGCAACCGGTCCACACCGTGTACGTGCCGGCGGACCGGTTCCGGGCCACCACGGTCGCCGCGTACGGGGCAGAGGCCCTTCGCCTCCTCGACACCCACGCGCCGGACGACGCGTCGTTCCCCGAAGCGTTCGGCGTGCCGGCAGCGCTCGCCTCGGCGGTCCGCCCGCGGGTCGCGGAGAAGCTGCGGCGGGAGCCCGTCGAGGACCTCCGCGTCGACTTCGAGGACGGCTACGGCGTTCGCCCCGACGACGAGGAGGATCGCGACGCGGCGAGGGCGGCCGCGACCGTGATCGCGCTGATGCGGGGGGCCGCCGCGCCGCCGTTCCTGGGGCTGCGGGTGAAGTCCTTCGCCGACGGGCGGCACGAGCGGAGCGTCCGGACGCTCGACGTGTTCCTGTCCACGCTGCTCGAGGGAGGGCCTCAGCTGCCGGGCGGGTTCGTGGTGACGTTCCCGAAGGTGGTGGCGACCGAGCACGTGGCGGCCTTCGTCCGTGTGCTGGCGGCTCTGGAACAGGCGCTGGGTCTGGAACCGGGCGTGCTCCTGTTCGAGGTCCAGGTGGAGACGCCCGAATCGGTGATCGACCGCCACGGCCGGGTCGCCCTGCGAGCCATCTTCGAGGCGGCCGAGGGCCGCCTGGCGGGGGCCCACTTCGGCGTCTACGACTACACCGCGGCGCTCGGACTGCCGCCGTCGGAGCAGCGGCTCGACCACCCGGCATGCGACTTCGCCCGCCACGTGATGCAGGTGGCGCTGGCGGGGACGGGCGTGCGTCTCTCCGACGGTTCCACGAACGTGATCCCGGCCGGCGAGGACCGCGACCAAGTGGTGCGGGCGTGGCAGCTTCACGCCGGCCACGTGGGCCATTCGCTCCGGCACGGCTTCCACCAGGGATGGGACCTGCACCCGGCGCAGCTCCCCAGCCGCTACGCGACCGTGTACGGTTTCCTTCTGGACGGGATGGACCAGACCTTCGAGCGGCTCCGGGCCTGGCGGGAGGAAGTGCCCGCCCCCGGCGGCGTGCTGGACGAGCCTGCCACGGTGAGGGCGCTCCTGGCCCGGGTCCGAAGGGCCGTCGACTGCGGCGCCGTCACCGAGGACGAGGTCCTGGGAGCGACCGGGCTCGGCGTCGACGAACTGCAGACCCGCTGACGCCAGTGCGCCGACCTAGTGCGGCTCGTCCCGCCGCAGGCCCGCGTATTCCGGAGTCGGCTTGGGCCCGGGGACGTCGGGCGAGGGCGGGGGGTCCCGCCAGGGGCGGGGAGGGGCCAGGCCCACCAGGTCGTCCGGACGCACCGGGACCCGGTTCAGCTCGCGCCCGGTGGCGTGGCGCAGGGCCGCGACCACGGCGGCCGTCGCCACCATGGCCGACGGCTCCCCGACCCCTTTGGCCCCGTACGGAAGCCCCGGTTCCGGTTCCTCGTACAGCTCCGTCTCCACCGGGGGCATGTCCAGGATGGTCGGGATCAGGTAGTCGGTGAACGAGGCGTTGCGGATCTTCCCGTCCTGGAGCTGGATCTCCTCCATCAGGGCCAGCCCCAACCCCTGCGCGGTGCCGCCCTCGATCTGGCCCTCCACCGACTGCGGGTTGATGGCGACGCCGCAGTCCTGGACCGCGGCGACGTGGACGGTTCGCACCAGGCCGAGTTCCAGGTCGACCTCCACCACCGCCCGCTCCGCGGCGAACGTGAACGAGACGTGCACGTCGCCCTGCCCTCGCTCGTCCATCGGTTCGGTCGTTCGGTGGTGGTACACGCGAGTGGCGGAGATCGGCTCGTCGAGCAGCTCCTCCATCGTGGCACCCGGCCGTTCGGCGCCCCGCCGGTCGAGCTCCTCGCGGACGGCCTGGCACGCCAACTGCACCGCCCCGCCGGCCATGACGGTCTGGCGGGAGGCCGACGTGGAACCCGCCGAGCCGACCAGCGTGTCGCTCGGGTGCAGCGCCACGCGGTCGACGCCCAGCTCGGTCCGCGCGACCTGCGTCACGACGGTGTGGACGCCCTGCCCCACGTCGGCCGCGGCCGTGTGGACCTCGGCCACGGGCCCGCCGGGACCGAGGAACAGCGTGACCCGAGCCTCGGCGGAGTCGTCGAAACCCTCGCTGTACCCGAGGTTCTTGTAGCCCGCGGCGTATCCCACGCCCCGCCGGAGGCCCTCCCCCCGGCCGACGTTGCCCACCCCACCGGGAAGCCGCAGTGGGTCGCGTCCCTTCGCCGGTTCGATGCGCGGCATCGGCATCGCGCGCAGCCGCTCCAGGAGCTCCCGGACCGGCGCCGTCCCCCGGATCTCCTGTCCGGTCGGCAGCACCGAGCCCGTATGCAGCGCGTTCACCAGACGGATCTCCATCGGGTCCATACCAAGCTCCGCGGCCAGCCGGTCCATCTGGGCCTCGTGGGCGAAGCACGCCTGCACGGCGCCGAACCCGCGCATGGCCCCGCACGGAGGGTTGTTCGTGAACACGCAAGTCCCCTCGATCAGCGCGTTCGGCGTCTCGTACGGCCCCACCGCGAACGTCGACGCGTTCCCGATGACGGCGGTGGACGACGACACGTACGCGCCCCCGTCGGCCAGCAGGCGCGCGTACACGTTCACCAGCCTGCCGTCGCGAGTGGCGCCGGTGCGGAGCCAGATGCGGAACGGGTGCCGGTGGACGTGGCCGAAGAACGACTCCTCGCGCCCGTAGCTCATCTTCACCGGCCGGCCGGTGTGCAGGGCCAGCATGCACGCGTGGATCTGGATGCTCACGTCCTCCCGGGCCCCGAACGCGCCACCCACCCCGGCCAGGTGCAGCCGGGTCTTCTCCTCCGGCAGCCCCAGGCACGGCGCGAGCTGCTGCCGGTCCACGTGCAGCCACTGGGTGGAGACGTACAGGTCGACGCCGCCGTCCTCCGCCGGGATGGCCAGGCCGGACTCGGGCCCGAGCGGCGCCTGGTCCTGCATCCCCGTCTCGTAGTAGCCCTGCACCCACACGTCGGCCTCGGCCCCGGGGTCGCCGTGCTCGATCCGGACGTGGCGGAGCACGTTCCCGAAGCCGTAGGCGTGGAGGACCGGGGCGTCCGCGCCCAGTGCCTCCTCCATGTCGGTCACCGCCGGGAGCGGCTCGTACTCGACCTCCACCCGGGCGGCGGCCCGGCGAGCCAGCTCGGCGGTCTCTGCCGCCACCACCGCCACCGGCTCGCCCTGGTACCGAACCCGTTCCCATGCCAGCACGGGCTGGTCCGGGAAGTCCAGGCCGTACGTCCGCCGGCCGGGCACGTCGTCGGCCAGCAGGACCGCGTGAACGCCGGGCGACGCCACCGCCTGGGAGAGGTCGATCCGGACGATGCGGGCGTGCGGGTGCGGGCTGCGCACGGTGTGGCCCCACAGCATGTCATCGGCCCACAGGTCCGAGCCGTAGTCGAACTGTCCCTTGACCTTGGGGACCCCGTCGACCCGGCGCACGCTCTCGCC
Protein-coding regions in this window:
- a CDS encoding amidohydrolase family protein, whose amino-acid sequence is MRDGWIESVGDVAPEPGDRVIRCEGDLLTAGLVNTHHHLYQWMTRGRAVGCNLFGWLTELYPVWARLTVEDVLAAARVGLAELALTGCTTTADHHYIVPRGDDSVFDAIADAARSVGIRAHIARGSMDLGESKGGVPPDDVVEDLDAIMASTERVIAELHDGERIVVTVAPCSPFTVSPELMRESAGLARRHGLRLHTHLAETREEQEDSVARFGRRPVELLDELGWIEPDVWVAHGVHFDDVEVRRLGRTRTGVAHCPSSNARLAAGMCRVTDLEAAGAKVGLGVDGSASNEVGGLFPELRQALYTARQRTGRADAFMPEDSLRLATAGGAACLGRDDV
- the allB gene encoding allantoinase AllB — its product is MAAPDLVVRGEQVVTPEGVRPASIHVVGGTIQRVASFDEVGSPKELVDAGELLVLPGLVDTHVHVNEPGRTEWEGFETATRAAAAGGVTTIVDMPLNSIPPTTSVAALESKRAAAAGKCFVDVGFWGGAVPGNMGSLRALHDSGVFGFKCFLVPSGVEEFPPLDAASLRDAMAELASMGALLLVHAELPGPIDAAARELSGSDPRAFATYLRSRPPEAEVEAVRLMAEASRTTGCRAHVLHVSSAEALDVLRDARAGGVSLTAETCPHYLTFAAEDVPAGATVYKCAPPIRVRSNQDRLWEGLRDRALDAVVSDHSPCPPELKRPDTGDFLRAWGGIASLQLGLPVVWSSARRRGISIEAQVQWMAVATARICGLMQKGSIAAGLDADLVLFDPDRRWVVEPDALEHRHRVTPYAGMALDGAVVATYLRGVEVYREGRFASAPTGRFLERGSA
- the alc gene encoding allantoicase, producing the protein MSDITELPDLAARRLGGMVLAANDEFFAPKENLIAPEPPTFDPHRYTDRGKEMDGWETRRRREPGHDWCVVRLGVPGIVRGVVVDTSFFRGNFPDRCSLEGLVADDDDSAFDHDAPWQSLLAETPLEGDARNEFAIDGGGQVTHLRLNIHPDGGVARLRVHGEPLPDLRRLVSRAGEADLALIANGGLVIGASDTFFASPHNLTTVGDARDMSDGWETRRRRGPGHDWAIVRLAAEADIDRVEVDTTNYKGNHPDTCSVEACVASGDRSVESAEWFEVLPSARLRPHARHLSDVSGAGGPATHVRLNIHPDGGVARLRVHGRVTDRGWRQWGTRWLNAEPAARCEAELLRCCGSNAWAQRIAAGRPYASFDDVLAAADREWNALGPDDWLKAFAAHPRVGERSAEGWSRAEQESTANAPVEVLSALEEGNRRYEERFGHVFLVNATGKSAQGMLEALHERMANDPDTELRVAAEEQRAITRLRLEKLVRPPGSGG
- the uraH gene encoding hydroxyisourate hydrolase, with product MSSITTHVLDLASGRPAEGVGVALEIKEEDGWRLLGAGATDGDGRLRDLLPDDQGLETGTYRLTFDTGGYFDETGTAAFYPEAVVTFRVAHPAQHYHVPLLLSPFGYSTYRGS
- the pucL gene encoding urate oxidase codes for the protein MPAQLGPNRYGKVGVRVATVARHGDRHEFFDRTVDLRLEGDFEAAHAGGDNAAILPTDTMRASVYALAREHLDEPIEAFGLRLTEYLLDASPAATRADVALVEQPWNRILVDGTPHPHGFIRAEHRRKATVARTRSAPDHPEVSGGVVDLHLAKTTGSAFSGFIVDRYTTLRETDDRIMATSVTATWRYGPAGIDYPKVAAGARRAMVEAFALHDESQSVQHTMYAMGEAVLGACPDIEQIHFSLPNLHYIPVDLSPCGLDNPNAVFSAPDRPYGLIEGTVTRPAE
- a CDS encoding HpcH/HpaI aldolase/citrate lyase family protein, producing the protein MFAAVGEGLREHDRAYPGDPGGRQPVHTVYVPADRFRATTVAAYGAEALRLLDTHAPDDASFPEAFGVPAALASAVRPRVAEKLRREPVEDLRVDFEDGYGVRPDDEEDRDAARAAATVIALMRGAAAPPFLGLRVKSFADGRHERSVRTLDVFLSTLLEGGPQLPGGFVVTFPKVVATEHVAAFVRVLAALEQALGLEPGVLLFEVQVETPESVIDRHGRVALRAIFEAAEGRLAGAHFGVYDYTAALGLPPSEQRLDHPACDFARHVMQVALAGTGVRLSDGSTNVIPAGEDRDQVVRAWQLHAGHVGHSLRHGFHQGWDLHPAQLPSRYATVYGFLLDGMDQTFERLRAWREEVPAPGGVLDEPATVRALLARVRRAVDCGAVTEDEVLGATGLGVDELQTR
- the pucD gene encoding xanthine dehydrogenase subunit D; protein product: MSSGVLERVRVRGGVGESVRRVDGVPKVKGQFDYGSDLWADDMLWGHTVRSPHPHARIVRIDLSQAVASPGVHAVLLADDVPGRRTYGLDFPDQPVLAWERVRYQGEPVAVVAAETAELARRAAARVEVEYEPLPAVTDMEEALGADAPVLHAYGFGNVLRHVRIEHGDPGAEADVWVQGYYETGMQDQAPLGPESGLAIPAEDGGVDLYVSTQWLHVDRQQLAPCLGLPEEKTRLHLAGVGGAFGAREDVSIQIHACMLALHTGRPVKMSYGREESFFGHVHRHPFRIWLRTGATRDGRLVNVYARLLADGGAYVSSSTAVIGNASTFAVGPYETPNALIEGTCVFTNNPPCGAMRGFGAVQACFAHEAQMDRLAAELGMDPMEIRLVNALHTGSVLPTGQEIRGTAPVRELLERLRAMPMPRIEPAKGRDPLRLPGGVGNVGRGEGLRRGVGYAAGYKNLGYSEGFDDSAEARVTLFLGPGGPVAEVHTAAADVGQGVHTVVTQVARTELGVDRVALHPSDTLVGSAGSTSASRQTVMAGGAVQLACQAVREELDRRGAERPGATMEELLDEPISATRVYHHRTTEPMDERGQGDVHVSFTFAAERAVVEVDLELGLVRTVHVAAVQDCGVAINPQSVEGQIEGGTAQGLGLALMEEIQLQDGKIRNASFTDYLIPTILDMPPVETELYEEPEPGLPYGAKGVGEPSAMVATAAVVAALRHATGRELNRVPVRPDDLVGLAPPRPWRDPPPSPDVPGPKPTPEYAGLRRDEPH